One Setaria viridis chromosome 3, Setaria_viridis_v4.0, whole genome shotgun sequence DNA window includes the following coding sequences:
- the LOC117847037 gene encoding NDR1/HIN1-like protein 12, with amino-acid sequence MTVKDCGGHKGCECDRHRLYRKLCGALLAFVLLVLFVVLIVWLVLRPHKPRFYLQDLSVLCLNVTPPASTYLFTTMQATVAARNVNDRVGVYYDEVDVYAQYKDVAITVPTRLPVGYQGHGDQSVWSPFLQSMDSVQLPQPLAVALAQDETAGYVLIDVRVDGWVRWKVGSWISGHYHLRVNCPALLTVNEGKGSYGANTGGGTGYFRFQQAAACAVDV; translated from the coding sequence ATGACGGTGAAGGACTGCGGCGGGCACAAGGGTTGCGAGTGCGACCGCCACCGGTTGTACCGCAAGCTCTGCGGCGCCCTCCTGGCGTTCGTCCTGCTGGTCCTCTTCGTGGTGCTCATCGTGTGGCTGGTGCTCCGCCCCCATAAGCCCCGGTTCTACCTGCAGGACCTGTCGGTGCTGTGCCTCAACGTGACCCCGCCGGCGTCCACCTACCTCTTCACCACCATGCaggccaccgtcgccgccaggAACGTCAACGACCGCGTCGGCGTCTACTACGACGAGGTGGACGTGTACGCGCAGTACAAGGACGTGGCCATCACCGTGCCCACGCGCCTCCCCGTCGGGTACCAGGGCCACGGCGACCAGTCCGTCTGGTCCCCGTTCCTGCAGTCCATGGACAGCGTCCAGCTCCCGCAGCCTCTCGCCGTCGCGCTCGCGCAGGACGAGACCGCCGGGTACGTCCTCATCGACGTCCGTGTCGACGGCTGGGTCCGGTGGAAGGTCGGCTCCTGGATCTCCGGCCACTACCACCTCCGCGTCAACTGTCCCGCGCTGCTCACCGTCAACGAGGGCAAGGGCAGCTACGGCGCCaacaccggcggcggcaccggatACTTCCGCTTCCAGCAGGCAGCCGCCTGCGCGGTCGACGTCTAG
- the LOC117850754 gene encoding NDR1/HIN1-like protein 3, whose protein sequence is MGSASRAVSCLCCPCKCLACGLFSCLCSILISLLVFAGVLVLILYLIFRPHMIAATVDSASLATFTLSPTSSLAYNLTVGITVRNPNKRVGLYYDNVEALALYKDQRFGYAPLDSFYQGTEASTKLTPGFHGQQPLQGDVTAAEFRKEQTDGNFAINVGLNAKLRVKVWAFKVPGPKAKITCKLSVPAPGAANGSPFQPTDCKLW, encoded by the coding sequence atggggtcCGCGAGCCGCGCCGTCTCGTGCCTCTGCTGCCCCTGCAAGTGCCTGGCCTGCGGGCTCTTCAGCTGCCTGTGCAGCATCCTCATCTCCCTCCTCGTCTtcgccggcgtcctcgtcctcatcctcTACCTCATCTTCCGCCCCCACATGATCGCCGCCACCGTCgactccgcctccctcgccaccTTCACCCTCTCGCCCACCTCCTCCCTCGCCTACAACCTCACCGTCGGCATCACCGTCCGCAACCCCAACAAGCGGGTTGGCCTCTACTACGACAACGTCGAGGCCCTCGCGCTCTACAAGGACCAGCGCTTCGGATACGCCCCGCTCGACTCCTTCTACCAGGGCACCGAGGCCTCCACCAAGCTCACCCCGGGCTTCCACGGCCAGCAGCCGCTCCAGGGGGACGTCACCGCCGCCGAGTTCAGGAAGGAGCAGACCGACGGGAACTTCGCCATCAACGTCGGCCTCAACGCCAAGCTCAGGGTCAAGGTCTGGGCCTTCAAGGTCCCCGGACCCAAGGCTAAGATCACCTGCAAGCTCTCCGTCCCGGCGCCGGGAG